In the Bacteroidota bacterium genome, TCATCAAACAGTATACTGTAAGGTGTAATTTGCGCATTTACAACCTGATAACAATAAAACAGTATCCCAAATAGTAAATATTTTCTCAAATCAGGTGTATTTTTAAGCAAAATTAACTGATTTGATATGAAGTTACTTACTGTTGGACTGGCTTGCGGATTTTATTTCCTGATAACTACTATTAATGCGCAACAAATTGTTGTTCCTGAATGGTCGAAAGGGGTGTTATGGTATCAGATATTTCCGGAGCGATTTTCAAATGGTGATTTATCGAATGATCCAACGTTAGCAGACATAAAAGGAGCATGGCCGCATAATGATACTGCAGCTTGGCATATATCGCCCTGGACGGCAGACTGGTATGCTTTTCAACCATGGGAAAAAGAAAATGGGAAAGACATTGGTTATCAAATGCAACGCAGAAGATATGGTGGCGATATTCAGGGCATTATCAATAAACTCGATTATATTCAGTCATTAGGTATTGGTGCTATTTATTTGAATCCATTATTTATGGCACCGAGTTTACATAAATATGATGCTGCAATGTATCATCATATTGAACCAACATTTGGACCTGACCCTGAAGGAGATAAAAAAATAATTGCCCGGGAAAATCCGATTGATCCTTCAACATGGCAATGGACAAGTGCCGATAAATTGGCATTGAAATTAATTCAGGAATGTCATAAACGCAATATTAAAATCATATTTGATGGTGTATTTAATCATATGGGAAGAAATAGTTTTGCGTTTGTTGATGTGGTAAAAAATCAGGAAAAATCTGTTTATAAAAACTGGTTTACCATTAAAAGCTGGGATGATCAGATTTTAGGAACAAAATTTGAATATCAGGGCTGGTTTGGTGTTCCTGATTTACCGGAAATAAAAGAAGACAGTAGTGGCATTGTTGCTGAACCGAAACAATATATTTTTGATTGCACAAAACGCTGGATGTCGCCGGATGGTGTTACTGCAAATGGTATTGATGGATGGAGACTGGATGTTGCATTTTGTGTTGACCACGATTTTTGGAAAAGCTGGAGAATTCATGTTAAATCAATAAATCCTGAGGCTTATTTAACTGCAGAAGTAGTAGATAAACCTGAAGTTGTAAAACCCTATTTATACGGAGATGAATTTGATGCTGTAATGAATTATGGATTTGCCGTAATTGCATCAGAATTTTTTATTAATAACAATAATCGAATATCAGTTTCGCAATTTGATTCATTATTATCGCAATTGCGTTTGGCTTATGGTTATGATATGAGTTTGGTGATGCAAAATTTATACGACAGTCATGACACCCAACGATTTACTTCATATCTCGTAAATAATGATGTTGCCCGGTTTAGAACCTGGGGCGATTATTTTAATAAAACCAAAGCAGAAAATCCTGTTTATAATCCAGCCAAACCGGATGCATTAGCTTATAAAAAACAAATGCTGATGGCATTATTTCAATACACATATCCCGGAGCGCCAATGGTATATTATGGTGATGAGGTTGGTATGTGGGGCGCCAATGATCCTGATTGCCGAAAACCAATGGTTTGGGAAGAATTTAATTATGAGGATGAAGTATATAATTATAATGGTAGTAAAAGAACAACACCGGACAAAGTGTTTGTAGAAAAATCGTTGCTGGCATATTATCAGCAATTAGGAAAATTACATCAGGAGTTAGTATTACAAAAAGGTGATTTTAAGCCATTGCTGCTTGATGATGTTGCACAGGTATATGTTTTTCAAGAACCTATAATAATAAAACGGCTATTGTTGTAATTAATAACAGCAATAAAAATCAGCAGGTAGAATTTTTTAATCAGCCGGGAACAAATTATACCGAATATTTTTCAGGAAACCCTGTTAAAATAACCGATAAATTTATTCACCTTGAATGTGCAGCTTTGAGCGGACTGGTGCTATTCAGTAATTAACAATTTATTTCACCTGTTAAATAAGTAACCGTATTACCGGAAATAAGCACGCGATCGCCGTTTATGATGCTGTGAAATTTGCCTACACGTTTGGATATTTGCAATGAGGTTAATTCTTTTTTATTTAATTTCTTGCTCCAGTAATTCATTAATGTTGTTTGAATGGAACCGGTTGCGCTGTCTTCATCAATGCCAAAACCAGGCGCAAAAAAGCGGCAGACAAAATCAACATCATTTCCTTTTGCCGTAACAATAACACCTCGACTTTTTAATTCGCTGAGGATACCGAAATCCGGACTTATTCTTTTAATTTTTTCTTCATAATCAAACACACATAAATAATCTTCACGTCCGATGTAAATTTCTTTTGGTTCAGTGCGCAATCCTTTTATTAATTTATCAGGAGCTTCGGTTTCTAAAAAATAATCCATCGGAAAATCCAGTTGTAAACCATTCACTGTTTTTGTTGCTGTAAGTTTACCACTTTTAGACATAAATGTAATTACCTCGCCCGGCTGATTCATGTAATTAAATAAAACATGCGCAGCAGCCAAAGTAGCATGTCCGCATAAATTAACTTCTGTTAATGGTGTAAACCATCTGATATGAAAGGTTTCATCCGGCATTTTAACAAAAAAAGCCGTTTCTGCCTGATTATTTTCCATGGCAATTTTTTGTAAGGTTGTCTCCTCAGGCCATTCTGTTAAAGGCACCACTCCGGCAGGATTCCCACCAAAAAGATTATCTGTAAAGGCATCAATTAAATAAAAAGGTAAACGCATCGGTTTAATTGTTAATTGCTGTAAAGGTACAATTATACAATTAACTTTTTCAGCATAACAATCTGTCCAAAATGATAATTATCATGATGTAATATGCCGTGAATTACTTCGTAAACCGTAAATTTTCCTTTAGACGGGAGATAAGGTTCATCCAAAATAGCGCTATCCAGATTTGTTAAATATTGTTCCCAATCCAACTCCGATTTTTGCAATCGGTTAAGTAAAGCCGACCAAGCCTGAGGTGAAACATTATCCGGTGCATTTAAATAATTATCGTCAGGTGAAATAAAGTGTGCACCGTTTAATTTTCGTAAAACATTTTCGCGCCAGCCAATACAATGTTGCACCAGTTGCCAGATGGAATTAGCATTTGGAATTGCCTTTTTCGCAGCTTGTTCCGCTGTTAAATCCTGAACCAGTGGTAATAATTTTACCTCCGTCCAGGGTGTGCCATTGTATAAATCTGAAAAAAGCTTTTTGAGACGTATGGATTCACTCATGTTAAGTAAATTTTATGCATTAAATCGTTGTGATGCAAAATATGAAAATCGGTGAAGTATAACATTTCACGCAATGTAATTTTACCGAGGAGCGGATGTGGTAATAAAAAGTGGTCTAAATCTTCATCTTTCCAGTTACTGATTTTAGCAATTAATTTTTGATGTGTAGCTACAAATGTATTAATCACTGCTTCCGGCGTTGTGCCCGTTTTTAGTTGTTTTGGAACATAAGCTGAAGAAGCTGTTGCCCCTTCAGCAAGTTTAACATGATATTTTTCCAGAATCTGCTCATAACTTCTTGTTGGCCGGTTGGGCTTTCCAAAAAGTAACCGCAGGCCAATTTTTGGCAATGAATAGGCTAGCAGCAAAGGCTTAACGGACAAAACCAGATGTTGTGCCTGTTCAGCAGGGCTCCATTTATCGTTTTTCCGTTCAAAAAATACTTCCGGTTGAAACTTTTCCAGCGTTTCAACGGTAAGATTTATGCTAAAATTCAGCTTTTTTGTGACCTCAATTATTGTCATTTGTATAACGTTTGTGAATAAATTCCTTCATCAAAATAAGGTCAAATTACGCGAATTTCAGCGAAATTTGCTGATAATATGTATCTTCGTTCAAAATTCACACACATACATCTACTATGTTAAGAATCAGGTTTTTACTATGTGCTGTGTTACTCCTCCCTGGCATGTTTTTACATGCTCAAACCAATATTTCCGGTGTAATAAATAATTACTGGGAAGTAATAGGAATGGATAAGTGTAACAACAACGTTACCCTGCCTGTAACACCCATTGGCCTAGCCGTTGGCGATCATGTTTTACTCATTCAAATGCGTGGAGTTGATGCTGAAGCTGATAACACAGCTGCGTACGGTTCAATTAATAATTTGGCCAAAAGTGGTGTTTATGAGATGTTTACGGTTCAGGATATCGCCTTTAACGTAGTTACTTTTAACGAAGTTGTTGGCAGATTATATATGTTGGAAGGTCGTGTCCAACTGGTTCGTGTTCCTGAATATGCTGATGCAAATGTAGTTGGTGAGGTTACCGGTCAGCCATGGAATGGCACAACTGGTGGCATTATTTCGATGATTGTGACAGGCACACTTACCCTAAACGAAAATATTGACGCTAAAAACCTAGGTTTCCGTGGCGCTGATGTGGTAATCAATACACCTTGTCTTGTAGGTGGTCCTGATGGTTTTAACGGATTTGTGACAACCTTACCGGAAGATAAAGCCGGAAAAAAAGGAGAAGGAATTTCTGAAAATGGCGATAATTTTTACGCTCGCGGCGCTCCTGCAAATGGTGGTGGTGGCGGAAACGACCGTCAAACCGGCGGTGGTGGTGGTTCCAATTATGCGCGCGGTGGCGATGGCGGACAGTTAATTAACCCTCCTGTTGGACTTTGCGGTGGTATTTATCCCGGTTTTGGGGGATGGCCATTAACGTATAGTAATGCCGAAAATCGCATTTGGATGGGCGGCGGCGGCGGCGCAGGTAGCTCTAATTTAGGTACTGCTCCTCCGGCTGGACGAGGTGGTGGAATTATATTAATTCGCGCAAACACAATAGTTGGAAACGGATTTGTAATTCGCTCCAATGGTGAAACAATTTTCAGTATTGCTAATGATGATGGTGCTCCGGGTGGAGGTGCTGCAGGTACTGTTTTGCTTGAAGTAACTACAATTACTGGTCCACTTACTGTTGAAGTAGTTGGCGGTGATGGTGGTAATGTAGATAATACCGTAGATGGTGTAAACTGCACCGGACCCGGTGGCGGTGGCTCCGGTGGTGTTTTATGGATGAACACACCTGCTATTCCTGCGGGTTTAACCTTATTGGCCAACGGTGGTAACTCCGGAATTACAACCGGTGAAGTAGCAGTTTCTCCATGTTTCAACTCAACAAATTTTGCTCAGGATGGCACAGATGGTGGGTTTTTGAATAACCTGGCTATTCCAACACCTACTGATTTATATACCGAACTAACGGTAGATATGATTCCGGATGACGCTGTTGTTTGTGCCGGAAATGAACTGTTTATGAGTGTTGTAGCAACAGGAACAGGCGATTTGAGTTATCACTGGAATGACCCTCTGCTAACAAATACGCCTGATTTAACCTTAATTCCTACTAGTGATTTCACATATGCGGTAACTGTGACAGATGATTTAGGCTGTCAGTTAATTGGTTTTGTGGAAGTAGATGTAATTGATTCAGTTGCTATTAATGCCTATCCCGATACTTCATTAGTACTCGGTAATTTTATGACATTATATACAAATATGGCTGATCCTTATACTTTATTATGGACGCCAAATTATAATATTTCAGATGTTACTGCATTTAATCCGCTTATCAATCCTTATGAAACAACAACTTATTGTGTTACTGCAACACATCCTACAGGTTGCGTTTCTACCGATTGTGTAACCATTTTAGTTGCAGCAGAAGTTGCTTTACCTAATGCATTTACACCTAATGGTGATGGTGTGAATGATATTTTCAGAGTGCCACCAACAAATAATCTCTGCGAAGAAACTCAATACTTTAAAGTATTTACCCGTTGGGGTGAACCGGTATACGATTATTTCCAGGAAGGTGGAACCGAAGGTTGGGATGGAACCGACCCTACAGGAAAAGATCAGGAAATTGGAACCTATGTTTATATCGTAAAAATGATGTGCGACGGTGTTTTGGAAACCTATTCCGGAACCGTTCACTTACTGAGATAATTTTATAAAACACATAAATTAAAAAGCGGATGACCTTAAATGAGCATCCGCTTTTTTTTAACCTATTATCAATAAACTACTTAATAAACATCCATAATAAAACGGGTTTTTCACTCGCTTTTAATTTTTCATCCACTCGCCGAAAAAAGTTATCTGAAATAGCAGGACAGCCCCAGCCTTCAGCGCTACCAATAGGATAAATTGCGTCATCAGTAATTGCATCCCATGAATGGAAAACAATTTGTCTGTCGTAGGCCTTGCTATTACTCGATTCTAAGCCATGCAGATAATATTTTATACCAACACCCCATTGGCTATAATCGCGTTTCCCAATTTTATATTTTCCGAGCGAAGATGTATGGCTTTCGGGTGTATTACTAAATACCGGATTTTCAGCGCTGTATCCCATACTCCAGGGTTTTGAGCCACAACCATGACTCACCAATCCTGAATCAATCAATGTTTTAGCATTTAAAGTCATAAATATAAAAGCGATGTAAACCGGAATGGATTTTCATATTTAATAAAAAACAAAAATCAGTATTAAACTTATTTGCCTTACAAAATGATTTGGCTGAGTCAACTTTCGAAAAGGTTAAAATTCGATTGAGACTGTCGGTTTTTTTTAATGAATCGGCTGTTTCATTTTCGGAAACAGTTTTGTTATCAGCCTGAATATCGCAGTTTAAAAATGGAAAGATGCATGCCGTCAAAAGCAGCAAAATAAGCAGGGGTTTCATTGGTGTGTCAGTTTCTGGAAAAAACGATAAACTGCACCGGCTTATTACCAATGTAACATCATAATTTTGTCAGAAGTAAAAAATTATTTTTTCAATAAACCATCATCCTGCAGCATTTGATTTAAAATGGCAGGGTCTAATTTTCCTAATTCGCGTTCAGCGTCGATATAATCTATTTCGCCTTTAATGGTAAATTGAATTCTTCTTTCAAGATTACCAAACTCAGGACATTTAATATTCTGATAATTTTTCACCTTACCATCATCATAATATTCTTTGCGCATCAATAGGTAACCTTTGTTATCGTAGTATTTTACAATTTTCGGATAATTTTTACGGTAGTACGACGACCACATGCCGGTTTCCATACCTTTATTGTAATTCCCCTCCATTTGAACTACTCCACTTGGAAAAAAGAATTTCCAATTACCATCTGCCAATCCATCCTTTAAACTACCTGAAACAATCAGTGCTTTTTTCTCATTGTAATAAGCAATATTTCCGGTATAAGGTTTTGAGTCATACAGATATACTGTTGGTTTGAAATTAGTTACAAAAGCGCTATCCTCATGTTTCATCGGCGCGAAATTTAATCCGCTGCTGTCGGAAGTAGTCAGGTTTTCAGCTAACAATGCACCATTGGCATCGGTTGTAGCAACTTTATCGGCACAGGCTGATAACAGCATCGCTGAAATGGCGATATAGAATAGGGTTTTCATTTAATAAAGATAATTTATTTTTTTCGAAGTACAATTTGAGTCACCTCCGGCCAAATGCCGATACGTCCCGGATAACCTACCGTTCCTAATCCGCGATTAACATAAATATAGGTTTCATCCTTTTGATATAACCCTGCCCATTGGTCGTAAATAAACTGTGATGGCGAAAAACGGATCG is a window encoding:
- a CDS encoding PhzF family phenazine biosynthesis protein, giving the protein MRLPFYLIDAFTDNLFGGNPAGVVPLTEWPEETTLQKIAMENNQAETAFFVKMPDETFHIRWFTPLTEVNLCGHATLAAAHVLFNYMNQPGEVITFMSKSGKLTATKTVNGLQLDFPMDYFLETEAPDKLIKGLRTEPKEIYIGREDYLCVFDYEEKIKRISPDFGILSELKSRGVIVTAKGNDVDFVCRFFAPGFGIDEDSATGSIQTTLMNYWSKKLNKKELTSLQISKRVGKFHSIINGDRVLISGNTVTYLTGEINC
- a CDS encoding DinB family protein, whose amino-acid sequence is MSESIRLKKLFSDLYNGTPWTEVKLLPLVQDLTAEQAAKKAIPNANSIWQLVQHCIGWRENVLRKLNGAHFISPDDNYLNAPDNVSPQAWSALLNRLQKSELDWEQYLTNLDSAILDEPYLPSKGKFTVYEVIHGILHHDNYHFGQIVMLKKLIV
- a CDS encoding alpha-glucosidase C-terminal domain-containing protein — translated: MCFSRTYNNKTAIVVINNSNKNQQVEFFNQPGTNYTEYFSGNPVKITDKFIHLECAALSGLVLFSN
- a CDS encoding glycoside hydrolase family 13 protein, whose protein sequence is MKLLTVGLACGFYFLITTINAQQIVVPEWSKGVLWYQIFPERFSNGDLSNDPTLADIKGAWPHNDTAAWHISPWTADWYAFQPWEKENGKDIGYQMQRRRYGGDIQGIINKLDYIQSLGIGAIYLNPLFMAPSLHKYDAAMYHHIEPTFGPDPEGDKKIIARENPIDPSTWQWTSADKLALKLIQECHKRNIKIIFDGVFNHMGRNSFAFVDVVKNQEKSVYKNWFTIKSWDDQILGTKFEYQGWFGVPDLPEIKEDSSGIVAEPKQYIFDCTKRWMSPDGVTANGIDGWRLDVAFCVDHDFWKSWRIHVKSINPEAYLTAEVVDKPEVVKPYLYGDEFDAVMNYGFAVIASEFFINNNNRISVSQFDSLLSQLRLAYGYDMSLVMQNLYDSHDTQRFTSYLVNNDVARFRTWGDYFNKTKAENPVYNPAKPDALAYKKQMLMALFQYTYPGAPMVYYGDEVGMWGANDPDCRKPMVWEEFNYEDEVYNYNGSKRTTPDKVFVEKSLLAYYQQLGKLHQELVLQKGDFKPLLLDDVAQVYVFQEPIIIKRLLL
- a CDS encoding DinB family protein; the protein is MTIIEVTKKLNFSINLTVETLEKFQPEVFFERKNDKWSPAEQAQHLVLSVKPLLLAYSLPKIGLRLLFGKPNRPTRSYEQILEKYHVKLAEGATASSAYVPKQLKTGTTPEAVINTFVATHQKLIAKISNWKDEDLDHFLLPHPLLGKITLREMLYFTDFHILHHNDLMHKIYLT
- a CDS encoding murein L,D-transpeptidase catalytic domain family protein, with product MTLNAKTLIDSGLVSHGCGSKPWSMGYSAENPVFSNTPESHTSSLGKYKIGKRDYSQWGVGIKYYLHGLESSNSKAYDRQIVFHSWDAITDDAIYPIGSAEGWGCPAISDNFFRRVDEKLKASEKPVLLWMFIK
- a CDS encoding gliding motility-associated C-terminal domain-containing protein is translated as MLRIRFLLCAVLLLPGMFLHAQTNISGVINNYWEVIGMDKCNNNVTLPVTPIGLAVGDHVLLIQMRGVDAEADNTAAYGSINNLAKSGVYEMFTVQDIAFNVVTFNEVVGRLYMLEGRVQLVRVPEYADANVVGEVTGQPWNGTTGGIISMIVTGTLTLNENIDAKNLGFRGADVVINTPCLVGGPDGFNGFVTTLPEDKAGKKGEGISENGDNFYARGAPANGGGGGNDRQTGGGGGSNYARGGDGGQLINPPVGLCGGIYPGFGGWPLTYSNAENRIWMGGGGGAGSSNLGTAPPAGRGGGIILIRANTIVGNGFVIRSNGETIFSIANDDGAPGGGAAGTVLLEVTTITGPLTVEVVGGDGGNVDNTVDGVNCTGPGGGGSGGVLWMNTPAIPAGLTLLANGGNSGITTGEVAVSPCFNSTNFAQDGTDGGFLNNLAIPTPTDLYTELTVDMIPDDAVVCAGNELFMSVVATGTGDLSYHWNDPLLTNTPDLTLIPTSDFTYAVTVTDDLGCQLIGFVEVDVIDSVAINAYPDTSLVLGNFMTLYTNMADPYTLLWTPNYNISDVTAFNPLINPYETTTYCVTATHPTGCVSTDCVTILVAAEVALPNAFTPNGDGVNDIFRVPPTNNLCEETQYFKVFTRWGEPVYDYFQEGGTEGWDGTDPTGKDQEIGTYVYIVKMMCDGVLETYSGTVHLLR